AAACTTTAATCCATCTTGCCCCAGTGCATTTGTTCTCCAAGAGCCAGGTGAACTACCTATGACTATTTCCCTAGGATTATGTCACCCACCACGGCAACTTTCTGTTTTAGTAGGTGatgttaagaaacaaaacaacaccctTCACGTTAATCAGTTTTGGAAAATAGAGACTGGCTTTATATTCCAGGGCTTTGATGTGTTCTGTGGCTCCTGTAAGGATCTGCCTCTCTTTTGTTCTGATCGACAAGACCTTTCCTATATATTCAAGCAATCAAGCAGTCCAGTCACAGAGGGTACAGACAGCCACCCAGCGCAGACTTCCACCCTTCCGTGTGCCTTTCTGAAAGAAGAGCTCACACCAGCACGGTTAGGTAAGTGCTTCTCCGTAATGAGGACTTCACTCCACTTGAGCAGAGCCCTGCTAAGGTGATAGGTCAGAAGCAGGAGCCCTGAGGTGAGATTTCAGAATAAATAGCCTCAGGGCCCATTTTAAATAGTAACGGACCAGGAGACTTCCAGCATGCAATATTTAATTTCTAGCTAGGAGGTTTGTCTGAAAGGTaattctggtcctgaaagagcaCAGAACATTTCCAAGACCCAGAGATGATAGAGTTGATAGCAAAGGTGCACACTTGCAGTTGGAACCCTTGGTGCTGTCAATGACTGGGATTTCAAGGTACGCACAGCTGGGTACTTATGGCAGCAGGAGCCTACACCCGAGGCACAAAGTCAGAGGAGAACACATTTTTACGAATGGGATTTTAAGTCGGCTGGCCAGGTTTTAGGGACTTTCTGCAAATCCATATTTTCTGGTGGGTTGGTTTAGTAACAGTATCTATAAAGCATAGAGTCATTAATATTGACTTATTCCCTCCCCTTGGCACCTGGAAATGTACTTTTGAGCAAAGTGTATAAAATGGTACCCCaatcttctggatctgagtaaaaAGAATTTACGTGCATGTTAGTGTTATGTTAGCATCTGCATCCCTTTCCATGTTAGTCATACTTTGCATTCATTTTGAAGAGACCATTGAAGCAAGCTTCTCTAAGACCACCAGTGGGGTCACGATAAGGAAGAGTCTGAGATTCCCTTGAATGACAGGTGCCTGCAGAGCACAGTGGGTCTGTGGAATTCAGCCAGGACCCAGACTCTGTGGTCATTTATTATATCTTGGCTAAAGAACATGGTCCCTTTGACCATGACTGACATGTTGGTGGCTGTTTCATTAAGGCAGTCGGTCCTGCCAATTACTTCTCCCCCCTCTCCCTTTTGGAGGACAGCATGAAGGCTGCCTACCTTTTCCTCGGCTCCGTGGCCCTCCTGCTGCTGGCTGGCTGCAGCTGTGTCTCCAGCACCTCCGGCAGGGACCTGCACACCTTCGTGGGCTGCGCTGTGAGGGAATTCACTTTTGTGGCCAAGAAGACGGGCTGCAGAGGACTGCGGATCACCACCGACGCCTGCTGGGGTCGCTGTGAGACCTGGGAGGTGAGTGGCTAAACGGAGGATGGATGCTTTCAGGGACAGCCACTGGGGacggattattattttttcttgttattgtgagttgggtgaaggcgtccagagcagatcagttttccgttCAActacgcatacacattttgttgcaGCTCATTGCTTGCAATCCTCACTAGGAAACACCTCTCATCCCATTTTCTCCCTGTGTTcgtttttccatttctccttctttcctagTCCTTCTGAATGTTGCCCTTGGGCAAACGCTGCCCTCCTGATCTCAaatgtttgattattctaaggagtgGGGACCGCCCAGTGTTGTTGTTCACCTTAtagacctattgtttggctgaaaatggagcaacaggggtgagttcagttccagactggaagggttccaccagtctctaggtCAAGCAGTAAGCTTGGTCTTGTTTTTTTGATATTGAGTTTTGGTccacattttcctctccctctatcCATGACCTTGTaaagtgatccctttcagagcagccggTAGAGAAGCCGTTGGGCCCGATTCTGGAGCCCTGGCTTTTTCTATGTTGTCAGGTGGAACGGGGAATCTATCTTTCCTCGTGGATTTCAAAAtagaagaaaacaacacaaagcaAGCCAAACACAATgacttggcatcctccaaaagtGTCCCGAGAGATTTGATTATGCCTCTCTAACACAGCAAGGATGAGACGTGGACTGACATGGACTGACATGGAGTCAGTGTTCTCGGTGTCAGCTACGGGACTGCGGCGTGGGAGTAGCCTGCCATTTTACAGACGGCATGGGGGATTCAAGGGGTGTGTGGCTGCAGAGTCAGTAGACACTTGGGACTAAATTCTTGGTTTTAATTTGTGGCTCAAACTCTTCCCTGTATTCCTGTGAGTGGTGAAACGAGGCCGTTACTACGTGGACTGGGGAGGTGAGTGATCACTGGCTCCCAGCCTTCCCTTCAGTCCCTTCCTCCCAGCGctttcactgccacggagtcagtttgGGACAGGGTTCACATAGGACAGgctcagggtagagctgccctggagattctcctagactgtaaatctttgtggaagtagaaagccccgggCTCCTTACAATTTCTAAGACCTTAAGACTGTATCCTTGATAGCTCCATCGAGTTCCTTTGTATTCAACTCTATTAAAACCTTTATAGAGACATTTGTGTTTACAATGTGAATTAAAAACTTCAAGCAAATGTAGCACCCTATTGGTCTGAGAAggggagtctgagggagaaccacTCTGCTCACCGAGGCCCATCTCATTATGGATTAGGGGTTCTTGTCACTCACCAACCCAAACACCTTTCATGACCGCCGGCTGTAGCCCACTCAAGCGTCATCGTGGCTTCTGCTTGCTCTTTCAGCCAGCACACATATACTCTTAGCTCGGAAACTGTGAGGTTGACTTTAAAAGGTTCTATTAAACACTCCTCATGGAATCTCAGTTGTCATCCTTTCCTAATATCCCTTCTCATATCCACCCATCACGATCTTAGCCAATTCCTAGATGGCCATCCCTTGAGCCAACTCCTCCTCTAAACCCTGTCTGACTCCAGGTGAGACCTTGATGAGAAGCTTCCTTCTGTTTGCCTTCCACCACCAGTGCCAGCGTTTAAGTTCTTTGAGTGCAGAGATGGTGCGtcattcttgtgtgtgtgtacctcGTAGCTTTTGTCAAAGAGTCACGTACGGCTAGGCCTTCCTTAACTATTCAGTGTGGGACATGATTGGCCCTGTACTTGTCGTTGTACAACTTCTGCCTAACTGAAGCTGCCCCTGCCACCCACAAGCACCAGAAGGGCACGCTGCCCTTGAGAAAAAGTGTTCTTCTCCTTCGGGCTAAGAGTCCCTGGGGGGTGCTAACCAGTAGATTGcaggttggagtccacccagagaaatctcagaagaaaggcctgggcatCTACCGTACATACTAGAGTATAGCCTACCcggatatcagctgaggcacctaattttaccacaaaaactgcataaaagaaTGTGTTGAAAAAACTTGCCTTATACACGGTTATATACAGTACTTAAGAAACATCGGGCTTTGAAAGCCCCCTGGGGCCCAGGTCTGTCCTGGCATCCACAGCGATTGAGATGAGTTGGAAGGGACTCTACAGCCCTTGTTTTTGGTATTTAGAGTCGGGGAATTGGGTCTTGGTGATGAAATTTCCAAATTAAATGAAAGTATTTCACCAGCTTAGCTCTCTTTCTttttgccccagggctggagatctGGTACTCCAACTCCTTTGCCATCGAGTTGAACCTGCCATCGATTGCCTTTGTTTAGGGTttacaaggttgtaaatcttgatgagagcagattgcctcaactttctcttgcaaagtggctggttggcttgatctgctgaccttgcgtttagcagttcaatgcttacccctcagtgctaccagggctcctgatagcCAGATGAAAATTGAGCTAGCTGCTGTATACTGTGGTCGGTCACCCGCCATCAGTCGTATGCAGGGACTTCGGTGCCTTCTCATATTAAGGCCTGGCAACACCTCACTTTACTGCAGCTCAAATCTTGGGGCTCTTTGGGATCAAAATCTCAAAccactgtttatcttcaagtcagcCCATGTTCTCTCTTCTTTAAACTGGTGAACGGCTTTCACTGATGCACAGGCACGGCTGGGGATTTGTGCTCTCCCCGGAGAGCCGAAACACCAACACAAAGACACAGCATATCCTTTCACTTTtagccagtttaaaaaaaaatgtccttGCTGTGAGGTTACTTATAGGTGAGAAAGAAATGTTTATTTTCCAAGCAATATGAAAGTTTCTAAGATGTGgcacgtgtgtgtgtgactcAACTGGTCTGAACACGGGGATGTTCCTGAAGACAAAGTAGCTGGATTTAAGGTGGAAGGCTGCTGCTGGAAACAGCTTTTGCTCCCGACGAGGGTTTAGGGCTGCCAGATCtaataaatgaaacaaaacaaaactgagaaaCAAACAGGATGCTTGATTACATTTGAAGTTCATATCCACAACAAATAATTTTCAAGTGTAAGTTTGTCCTGTGGAATATTTGAGACTGATTTATACCAAAAAATGACCATGTGTTGATgtgaaattcaaatttaactggGGATCCTGTATTTTATTGGACAACCCATTCTAGGTCACAAGAGTAGAGAGAGTAAGGAGACATCAGGCAAACTGAGGCTGACCCTTGAAGGCCCGGAGTTCAATCTGTCAGGTGTATTGATAGAAGTTTCCCAGAGAAAAGTTGAGCAAGGAGAAACTGAGTGCGTTCTGGAGCACGGAGTTGCAATTTTCAATAGGATGGCTGGGAAAGGCAGCCTTGAGTGGGTGCCGGGTGAAAGAAAACACTGAAGGGGTGACTGTACAGAAGAACATCCCAACGAGAGGAAATACCAAGTATGTGGACCCTGACGTGGTAGGTTCGAGGCACTATGTGGCTGGATCAGAGTGAGCAAATCAGCAAGTTTAGGGTCAAcattcaaactcaaactcactgccaaggagtcactTATGAATCATAAAACGGCCCCTGAGGTCTTGAGATTGTAACGTCATACGCGAGTCgaaggcctcgtctttcttctattgaggtgctggtggtttcaaactgctgaccacaagctCAACCTGCAACCACGACGCTACCAAAGCTCATAGCCCTCATATCCAGGGGAAGGGCAGATCGTCCAGGTAAGGTGAGGTCTTCAAGGTGGTGCTGCATGAACCACAAAGTTggtagttcagacccaccagctgcacctcaagaGGAAGGTGAATCCTTGTGCTCTGGTAAAGGTTCACAGTTTCAAAACTCTATACAGGGCTGCCATGGACTGCCCCACACCAAATAgatttgtctgggaagaagtacagccagaatgctccttacaggcaaggatggagagacttcatctcatgtactttgaatgtgttatcaggagagaccagtctttggagaaagacagtgtgcttggtaaagtagaggggcagtgaaaaagaggcaggccctcaacaagatggactgacacattgTCTGCCACAATGGCTCAGCTTAAGAATACTTGTGAGAGTGGCCTTGGTTCAGGCggaatttcattctgttgtacgcagggtcactgtgagttggaaccaacttgatgacacc
This genomic stretch from Tenrec ecaudatus isolate mTenEca1 chromosome 14, mTenEca1.hap1, whole genome shotgun sequence harbors:
- the GPHB5 gene encoding glycoprotein hormone beta-5, producing MKAAYLFLGSVALLLLAGCSCVSSTSGRDLHTFVGCAVREFTFVAKKTGCRGLRITTDACWGRCETWEKPILEPPYIEAHHRVCTYNETRQVTVKLPNCAPGVDPFYTYPVAVRCDCGACSTATTECETI